Proteins from a single region of Candidatus Rubrimentiphilum sp.:
- a CDS encoding DUF5069 domain-containing protein — MATDFRDGKTFPRRGRDPIGDALWLARLHDKARASAAGTIFDYIYPCPMDKGVMDRWGITPGEFDAAIKVHTTDDALYQWLLTRTTKERLRAANEWLLKEKIENLDRQDSEEGATI; from the coding sequence ATGGCAACTGATTTTCGAGACGGCAAGACTTTTCCGCGGCGCGGCCGGGACCCGATCGGCGACGCGCTTTGGCTGGCCAGACTTCACGACAAGGCGCGAGCTTCGGCCGCCGGAACGATCTTCGACTATATCTATCCGTGTCCGATGGACAAAGGCGTAATGGACCGCTGGGGAATCACCCCGGGCGAGTTTGACGCGGCCATTAAGGTTCACACCACCGACGATGCGCTCTATCAATGGTTGCTGACGCGCACGACGAAGGAACGGCTCCGCGCCGCCAACGAGTGGCTGCTCAAGGAGAAAATCGAAAACCTCGACAGGCAAGACTCGGAGGAAGGCGCCACGATTTAA
- a CDS encoding alkaline phosphatase family protein, translating into MPLPSSSPPLFGAAPGSPITHVVFVVQENRTFDNIFGGPHGFPGADTASTGRRTDNSIQILSQVELECTYIIRVFDCPRQDPNNYHQPWLLACNPPSPPPFTAGGASPCRMNGFDQDQTPDLDPDQVYSYVDYSETTAYWDIARTYTLGDHFFMGHNSESYTAHQYIFSAQSNNVVDGPVYPNPPSSATVFLTPWGCDSPSGTSTYRLDPATGQETSTASGPFPCFGGMPGGAYRSLADLVNAKEGLNWRLYSYSICQNINALDVNKSIRYGGSWPSDEEADCPLAGNVNTAHFRTPQGTFLTDVANGDLANVTWVLPGPVTSDHPGVPLGTAAHGGSPVS; encoded by the coding sequence GTGCCGCTTCCCTCGTCGTCACCGCCATTATTTGGGGCCGCCCCCGGGAGCCCGATCACGCACGTCGTCTTCGTGGTGCAGGAAAACCGCACGTTCGACAACATCTTTGGCGGCCCGCACGGATTCCCGGGCGCGGACACCGCTTCAACCGGCCGAAGAACCGACAACAGCATTCAGATTTTGAGCCAAGTCGAGCTCGAATGCACGTACATCATTCGCGTTTTCGATTGCCCGCGGCAAGACCCGAACAACTATCACCAGCCGTGGCTGCTCGCGTGTAACCCGCCGTCTCCACCGCCGTTCACGGCCGGCGGAGCCTCGCCGTGCCGCATGAATGGTTTCGATCAAGATCAAACCCCGGATCTCGATCCCGACCAAGTCTATTCTTACGTTGACTACAGCGAAACGACCGCGTATTGGGACATTGCCAGGACATATACACTCGGCGATCACTTCTTCATGGGCCATAACAGCGAGTCGTACACCGCGCATCAGTACATTTTTTCCGCGCAATCCAATAATGTCGTCGACGGGCCCGTTTACCCGAACCCGCCGTCATCGGCAACGGTCTTCTTAACGCCGTGGGGTTGCGACTCGCCCTCGGGAACATCGACGTACAGGCTCGACCCCGCGACCGGACAGGAAACCAGTACTGCGTCGGGGCCGTTTCCGTGTTTCGGCGGCATGCCGGGCGGGGCGTATCGTTCGCTCGCAGATCTCGTGAACGCCAAAGAGGGTCTGAACTGGCGTCTCTACTCGTATTCAATCTGTCAAAACATCAACGCGCTCGACGTCAACAAATCAATTCGTTACGGCGGGAGTTGGCCAAGCGATGAAGAGGCGGACTGTCCGCTCGCCGGCAACGTCAACACGGCGCACTTCCGAACCCCGCAAGGTACGTTTCTCACCGACGTCGCGAACGGGGATCTCGCAAACGTTACGTGGGTGCTGCCCGGTCCGGTCACGTCCGATCATCCGGGCGTCCCCTTGGGTACTGCGGCCCATGGTGGGTCGCCAGTGTCGTAG
- a CDS encoding 2-dehydropantoate 2-reductase, with the protein MVVVFGAGAIGGFIAGALARSGIEVGVVARGRHLEAIKQHGLQIESVLGNFEARVAASNDLRDFDATYVLLTFKSHQWHGVLPQFEKAVKSGATIVTLQNGLPFWFERDRALESVDPGGHIRAAIPYEQIIGGVVHTSGSVLRPGFIRQSGNTLYPIGELDGSVSSRITELSKYFEAAGLHAPVETDIRRLVWRKLLGNLALNPISALTGATVSTMLDDPPTRAILRAIIEEGLAVARAAGTEVGVSAEERLDMARHIADVKTSMLQDLEAGKPLELEPICGATIEIAHQYGVPVPHIETVYALTKLLSSGMSS; encoded by the coding sequence ATGGTTGTAGTTTTTGGCGCGGGCGCGATCGGTGGCTTCATCGCCGGCGCGCTGGCGCGTTCGGGTATTGAGGTCGGCGTTGTCGCGCGCGGCCGGCACCTCGAAGCCATCAAGCAGCACGGCCTTCAGATCGAAAGCGTCTTAGGAAACTTTGAGGCGCGCGTTGCCGCATCGAACGATCTGCGCGACTTTGACGCGACGTATGTTCTGCTCACGTTCAAATCTCACCAATGGCACGGTGTGCTGCCGCAATTCGAGAAAGCGGTAAAGTCCGGCGCGACGATCGTCACTCTGCAGAACGGTCTACCATTTTGGTTCGAGCGCGACCGCGCGCTGGAGAGCGTCGATCCCGGCGGACACATTCGCGCGGCAATTCCTTACGAGCAGATCATCGGCGGCGTCGTACACACCTCGGGAAGCGTGCTGCGGCCCGGATTCATTCGGCAGAGCGGGAACACGCTTTATCCCATCGGCGAACTCGATGGTTCGGTTAGCTCGCGAATTACGGAGCTGTCCAAGTATTTCGAAGCTGCCGGCCTGCACGCGCCGGTGGAAACGGACATCCGGCGTTTAGTCTGGCGCAAGCTCCTGGGAAATCTCGCGCTGAACCCGATCAGCGCGCTAACGGGGGCCACGGTGTCGACCATGCTCGACGATCCGCCGACGCGTGCGATCTTGCGCGCTATTATAGAGGAAGGGTTAGCCGTTGCTCGGGCGGCCGGCACGGAAGTCGGAGTTTCCGCCGAAGAGCGACTCGATATGGCCAGGCACATCGCCGACGTCAAGACCTCGATGCTGCAGGATCTCGAAGCGGGTAAGCCACTCGAGCTGGAGCCGATATGCGGCGCCACGATCGAGATTGCGCATCAGTATGGCGTACCAGTGCCGCACATTGAAACAGTCTACGCACTAACGAAGCTGCTGTCATCCGGTATGTCGTCGTGA
- a CDS encoding TonB family protein: protein MDGKRNRRVLAAALAVSLAVHAVLATFVHVRFVEAKPYQIPTVITHIWVRPKLTPPPKPHTVAFAHHPVQIVRPQIQRPHVAPNLHGVVAIASPGATGVPTAPGNTGTPGGVIGQPDIPVGPPAPACSDPNVDAKTIVAISPDAPASAYGGATDVTAMIKVDLDASGRILGVSVYRSAGSLELDQAAMQAARQSTYSPEVRDCQAVPGSYLFKVEFSQ, encoded by the coding sequence ATGGACGGAAAGAGAAACCGCCGCGTCCTGGCAGCAGCGCTCGCAGTGTCGCTTGCGGTGCACGCCGTGCTGGCCACTTTCGTTCACGTTCGCTTTGTTGAAGCGAAGCCGTATCAAATACCAACCGTCATCACGCACATCTGGGTGCGTCCGAAACTTACGCCTCCTCCGAAGCCGCACACAGTGGCATTTGCTCACCATCCTGTTCAAATCGTGCGCCCGCAGATTCAGCGGCCCCATGTAGCCCCGAATCTGCACGGCGTCGTGGCCATCGCGTCGCCGGGAGCAACCGGCGTGCCAACTGCGCCGGGCAACACCGGAACACCCGGCGGCGTGATCGGTCAACCGGATATTCCCGTGGGTCCGCCCGCGCCCGCGTGCAGCGACCCCAATGTGGATGCGAAGACGATCGTGGCGATATCGCCCGACGCGCCGGCGAGTGCTTACGGCGGCGCAACCGACGTGACTGCGATGATCAAGGTGGATCTTGACGCGAGCGGACGGATTCTGGGCGTCTCGGTGTATCGCTCGGCGGGCTCGCTCGAACTCGACCAAGCCGCGATGCAGGCTGCTCGCCAGAGCACGTACTCTCCCGAGGTGCGTGACTGTCAGGCTGTGCCCGGCTCGTATCTCTTTAAAGTAGAGTTCTCTCAGTAA
- a CDS encoding hydrolase, whose product MASAPVRDPLSDHLITPKNAAMVLIDYQPEQFAVIRSMDTALLLKNVVSTVKTVQAFGVPIVHSTVNVASGRTKPTVPELAKLLSKSPPIDRTSINSWEDVDFVTAVRATGRRKLIFCALWTEVCMAFPALDALREGYEIYPVIDAIGGTSLEAHRAGLERVVQAGAQPISWVSLACELQRDWARTETVPAIVEIVLTERLIPERQSNPVT is encoded by the coding sequence ATGGCAAGCGCCCCCGTTCGCGATCCGCTAAGCGACCATCTCATAACTCCTAAAAACGCGGCAATGGTCCTGATCGATTACCAGCCGGAACAATTCGCCGTAATCCGCTCTATGGATACAGCTCTACTCCTCAAGAACGTCGTGTCGACGGTGAAAACGGTTCAGGCGTTCGGCGTTCCGATTGTCCACTCAACGGTAAATGTTGCCTCAGGCAGAACCAAGCCGACCGTCCCAGAGTTGGCAAAGCTGCTTTCGAAGAGTCCGCCAATCGATAGGACCTCCATCAACTCGTGGGAGGACGTCGACTTCGTCACAGCAGTACGCGCAACGGGCCGTCGCAAGCTCATCTTCTGTGCTCTTTGGACCGAAGTGTGCATGGCGTTCCCAGCGCTGGATGCGCTCAGGGAAGGCTACGAGATCTATCCCGTGATCGATGCCATCGGCGGAACGTCGCTCGAAGCTCATCGAGCAGGCCTGGAGCGTGTCGTCCAAGCTGGCGCGCAGCCGATCAGCTGGGTCTCGTTGGCGTGCGAACTTCAACGCGACTGGGCTCGCACGGAAACCGTACCCGCAATCGTTGAGATAGTACTCACGGAGCGGCTAATCCCGGAACGCCAAAGCAACCCCGTTACTTAG
- a CDS encoding dienelactone hydrolase family protein has translation MGERIECTRPDGKSTPAYYAAPKSPENAPGIVVISEWWGVTADMTAIADRYAELGYRALVPDLFRGRTAAKGDEATHLMEGLDFGDAATHDVRGAIQHLKKSGGKAGVTGYCMGGALTLLVAMHVPEADAAVVFYGFPPPEAGDPATIKIPLQCHFAKHDDFFAPASVEKLEERLKEGHVSYELFWYDAKHAFANPNPPGSAGLGHYDAAAAQLSWERAVRFWKNTLH, from the coding sequence ATGGGAGAGAGGATCGAGTGCACGCGTCCGGATGGGAAGTCGACGCCGGCATATTATGCGGCGCCGAAATCGCCCGAGAACGCGCCCGGAATTGTCGTCATATCGGAATGGTGGGGCGTGACTGCGGACATGACAGCCATCGCCGATCGCTACGCCGAGCTGGGATATCGCGCACTGGTTCCGGATCTCTTTCGGGGACGCACCGCCGCCAAAGGCGACGAAGCGACCCATTTAATGGAAGGCCTTGATTTCGGCGACGCGGCGACCCATGACGTCCGCGGCGCAATCCAGCACTTGAAGAAGTCCGGCGGAAAAGCCGGCGTGACGGGCTATTGCATGGGCGGCGCGTTGACGCTCTTGGTGGCGATGCATGTCCCCGAAGCCGACGCGGCCGTCGTCTTCTACGGTTTTCCGCCGCCCGAAGCCGGCGACCCCGCGACTATCAAAATTCCGCTGCAATGCCACTTTGCCAAGCACGATGATTTTTTTGCGCCCGCGAGCGTGGAGAAACTCGAGGAGCGGTTAAAGGAAGGGCACGTTTCTTACGAGCTCTTCTGGTACGACGCGAAGCACGCATTCGCAAATCCGAATCCGCCGGGCAGCGCGGGCTTGGGACATTACGATGCCGCGGCAGCTCAACTGTCGTGGGAGCGGGCCGTCAGGTTTTGGAAAAACACACTTCATTAA
- a CDS encoding DUF4242 domain-containing protein, which translates to MPKYIIEREIPNAGDLSGDELQAISAKSCSVLRDMGPSIQWVESYVTGNKVYCVYIAPSEKEVREHAQRGGFPANAVNEVKNRIDPTTSERSKAAV; encoded by the coding sequence ATGCCTAAATACATTATCGAACGCGAGATCCCCAACGCCGGCGATCTTTCCGGCGACGAGCTGCAGGCAATCTCGGCTAAGAGCTGCAGCGTGCTGCGCGACATGGGGCCGTCGATTCAGTGGGTCGAGAGTTACGTGACCGGCAATAAAGTCTATTGCGTGTATATCGCCCCGAGCGAGAAAGAAGTGCGCGAACACGCGCAGCGTGGCGGTTTCCCGGCGAACGCCGTCAACGAAGTGAAAAACCGGATCGACCCGACCACCTCGGAGCGCTCGAAGGCTGCCGTATAG
- a CDS encoding alkaline phosphatase family protein — protein sequence MGAARSGHVRSSGRPLGYCGPWWVASVVDAIGQSKFWNSTVIFIFWDDWGGYYDHVPPYVVRDQAGPGFRVPLMVVSPYSELGQVVHTNGEFGTLLQYTEQNFGLGTLAQSDASPYLNNLRDYFDFSSAKPFVPITIPSSLVCGSGTGLTPGLRPTKWQRLIGDD from the coding sequence GTGGGTGCTGCCCGGTCCGGTCACGTCCGATCATCCGGGCGTCCCCTTGGGTACTGCGGCCCATGGTGGGTCGCCAGTGTCGTAGATGCAATCGGCCAGAGCAAGTTCTGGAACTCAACGGTCATCTTCATCTTCTGGGACGATTGGGGCGGCTACTACGATCACGTGCCGCCGTACGTCGTGCGCGATCAGGCCGGTCCAGGTTTTCGTGTGCCGCTCATGGTTGTCTCGCCGTATTCGGAGCTCGGCCAAGTCGTTCACACAAACGGCGAATTCGGGACGCTGCTGCAATACACTGAACAGAATTTTGGACTCGGAACGCTTGCCCAGTCTGACGCCTCGCCGTACCTCAACAACTTGCGCGACTACTTTGATTTCAGCAGCGCGAAGCCGTTCGTCCCGATAACGATTCCGAGCTCCCTGGTATGCGGTTCCGGAACGGGCCTGACTCCCGGCCTCCGCCCCACAAAATGGCAGCGGCTGATTGGTGACGACTAA
- a CDS encoding TIR domain-containing protein, whose product MAHDVFVCYSSEDKTIANAACAKLESAGIRCWIAPRDPIPGIPYGRQLVDAIGAARVVLLIFSGNANRSEHVLRELEVASDGGKIIVPFRIENVVPSGDLKYYITRVHWLDAMSPPMETRLNELVAMMQRLLDLPVVAPPASAPAVQPRKMTGAYIAGAAAIVVVAIAAALAFSFNRPRTAVVSHAVARATAQHRKAAPKPTPAHATMVAVQPTPRLVYVAGTAAPVATIPKHAIMRARSTPAARVATHAPTAVKTIAPTMAPVVQTQAPTSLAYRLPRGNEIRVSRLSADSWRVGTGSYTTVGRASIAGTSGTTLSSPRGAEWFFIPDIGANGPYAHQVCFSTAGPGICDANKIFPILTEQ is encoded by the coding sequence ATGGCCCACGACGTTTTCGTCTGTTACTCCTCGGAGGACAAGACGATTGCCAACGCGGCCTGCGCGAAGTTAGAAAGCGCGGGCATTCGCTGTTGGATCGCTCCGCGCGATCCGATTCCCGGCATTCCGTACGGACGTCAACTCGTCGACGCGATCGGCGCCGCGCGCGTGGTCTTGTTGATTTTTTCCGGGAACGCGAATCGCTCCGAGCACGTGTTGCGCGAACTTGAGGTGGCCTCGGACGGCGGCAAGATCATCGTGCCGTTCCGGATTGAGAACGTCGTCCCGAGCGGCGACCTGAAATACTACATCACACGCGTGCATTGGCTCGATGCCATGTCGCCACCAATGGAAACGCGGCTTAACGAGCTCGTTGCGATGATGCAGCGCTTGCTCGACCTTCCGGTCGTTGCGCCGCCGGCTTCTGCGCCTGCTGTTCAACCGCGCAAAATGACGGGGGCGTATATTGCCGGAGCCGCCGCGATTGTTGTCGTGGCCATTGCGGCCGCGCTCGCGTTTAGTTTCAATCGGCCGCGAACCGCCGTCGTTTCACACGCGGTTGCAAGAGCGACGGCGCAGCATAGGAAAGCCGCGCCGAAACCAACGCCCGCACACGCAACAATGGTCGCGGTGCAACCTACGCCGCGGCTTGTTTACGTCGCCGGTACAGCCGCGCCGGTCGCAACGATTCCGAAGCACGCGATCATGCGGGCTCGAAGTACGCCTGCCGCTCGAGTGGCAACGCATGCGCCGACAGCGGTTAAGACGATCGCGCCAACCATGGCACCCGTCGTGCAAACGCAAGCCCCCACGTCGCTTGCATACCGCTTGCCCAGGGGAAATGAAATTCGAGTTAGCCGTCTCTCCGCTGACTCTTGGCGTGTCGGAACCGGGAGTTACACGACGGTGGGCCGAGCGAGTATCGCCGGAACTTCCGGCACGACCCTTTCGTCGCCGCGCGGTGCCGAATGGTTTTTCATCCCCGACATAGGCGCGAACGGCCCATACGCCCACCAAGTTTGCTTCAGCACGGCCGGCCCAGGTATATGCGACGCAAACAAAATATTTCCGATACTCACCGAGCAATAA
- the recG gene encoding ATP-dependent DNA helicase RecG, whose protein sequence is MNLTDLAGVGKETAERFVELGIETPLDLLNDFPFRYDDLRIVTPAAELGIPRPLVTSGPLAVARAPSTGAQDSIPHDDKRSIPHDDSVDSPEENAVGTIVWTRERRARRLAIVEAEIADDSGTFVAKWFGRSYLMGALRKGMRVFVRGRTQRTLAGAVMNVATHKVLPDGESYRGEIVPVYPAGKDLTSRKIRQVVQRNLPKLLALVGEEPLPKDILRKRKFPAVQDAYREMHAPQTPETAEKARERFIFTEFLALALAAQMKRQARAIERNARALRVPGELLAELQREIPFPLTATQRRVIAEIWNDMAQDAPMNRLLQGDVGSGKTLVAAAAILLAARNGVQSALMAPTEILAAQHAAKLSPLLMPFGIAVEAIFGSQSAKSRANAVARLAGGEAAVAIGTHALLTQGVDFARLGLVIIDEQHRFGVEQRARLRAKGTAPHTLHMTATPIPRTLAQSIYADLDLSVIDELPPGRSPIETYTLRRSRLPKAYEFVRKNVALGRQAYIVAPVIDESEHALTSVVAEQERLQREVFPELKLGLLHGRMPSREKESVMQSFARNEVQVLVSTTVVEVGVDVPNASVMIVLDAQRYGLSQLHQLRGRVGRDTSQSYCLLIAPDEAAELERLQILSESSDGFEIAEEDLRLRGPGEFAGTAQSGLASFRVADLVRDIAIYRDAKAAAEEIVAQDAGLRLPAHAGLRLLVEGEPSARAMLLSS, encoded by the coding sequence ATGAACCTCACGGATCTCGCGGGTGTCGGAAAAGAAACGGCAGAGCGTTTTGTCGAGCTCGGCATCGAAACGCCGCTCGATTTATTGAACGACTTCCCATTCCGCTACGACGACTTGCGGATCGTTACGCCGGCGGCAGAGCTCGGTATACCCCGACCCCTCGTTACCTCGGGGCCGCTCGCTGTCGCTCGCGCCCCTTCGACAGGGGCTCAGGACTCGATACCTCACGATGACAAGCGTTCGATACCTCACGATGACAGCGTTGACAGCCCGGAAGAAAATGCCGTCGGTACCATCGTCTGGACGCGGGAAAGACGTGCGCGGCGGTTGGCGATCGTTGAAGCGGAGATAGCCGACGACTCCGGCACCTTCGTCGCAAAATGGTTCGGCCGCAGCTATTTGATGGGCGCCCTGCGCAAAGGCATGCGAGTCTTCGTGCGCGGCCGCACGCAGCGCACGCTGGCCGGGGCCGTTATGAATGTCGCAACCCACAAGGTGCTGCCTGACGGTGAAAGCTATCGCGGCGAAATCGTGCCGGTCTACCCGGCCGGAAAAGACCTGACCTCGCGCAAGATCCGCCAAGTCGTCCAACGCAACTTGCCCAAGCTGCTTGCGCTCGTGGGCGAGGAGCCGCTGCCGAAGGATATACTAAGGAAGCGCAAATTTCCGGCGGTGCAGGACGCATATCGCGAGATGCACGCGCCGCAGACTCCTGAGACGGCGGAAAAAGCGCGCGAACGGTTCATCTTCACGGAGTTTTTGGCGCTGGCATTGGCCGCGCAAATGAAACGTCAAGCACGCGCTATCGAACGCAATGCTCGCGCGCTTCGCGTTCCGGGCGAACTGCTGGCTGAACTGCAGCGCGAGATTCCATTCCCGCTCACCGCCACACAGCGACGCGTGATCGCCGAGATTTGGAACGACATGGCGCAGGACGCGCCGATGAACCGGCTCTTGCAGGGTGACGTCGGCAGCGGGAAGACACTGGTCGCAGCGGCGGCGATTCTACTGGCCGCGCGCAACGGCGTCCAGTCCGCTTTGATGGCGCCGACGGAAATTCTGGCTGCCCAGCACGCCGCCAAGCTCTCCCCGCTGCTGATGCCGTTCGGAATCGCGGTGGAAGCGATCTTCGGCAGCCAAAGCGCGAAGTCACGCGCGAACGCGGTAGCGCGTTTGGCGGGCGGCGAAGCTGCGGTTGCGATCGGTACGCACGCGTTGCTGACGCAAGGCGTGGATTTCGCGCGCTTGGGGCTCGTCATTATCGACGAACAGCATCGCTTCGGCGTCGAGCAGCGTGCCCGGCTGCGGGCCAAAGGGACCGCGCCGCACACGCTCCACATGACGGCCACGCCGATACCGCGCACCCTCGCACAATCGATCTACGCGGATCTCGATCTTTCCGTGATCGACGAGCTGCCGCCGGGGCGGTCGCCGATAGAGACCTACACGCTGCGCCGCAGCCGCCTGCCGAAAGCCTATGAGTTCGTGCGGAAGAACGTGGCGCTGGGACGTCAAGCCTACATCGTTGCGCCGGTAATCGATGAGTCCGAGCATGCACTAACGAGCGTCGTTGCCGAGCAAGAACGGCTGCAGCGCGAAGTCTTTCCCGAATTGAAACTCGGCCTGCTTCACGGCCGGATGCCGTCGCGTGAAAAAGAGAGCGTCATGCAAAGCTTTGCGCGCAATGAAGTGCAGGTGCTCGTCTCCACAACGGTCGTTGAAGTCGGCGTAGACGTGCCGAACGCCAGCGTGATGATCGTGCTCGATGCGCAGCGCTACGGGCTTTCGCAGCTGCATCAGCTTCGCGGGCGCGTTGGACGCGATACGTCACAGTCGTACTGTCTGCTGATCGCGCCGGATGAGGCCGCCGAGCTCGAACGCCTGCAGATTCTATCTGAGTCGAGCGACGGGTTCGAAATCGCAGAAGAAGACTTGCGCCTGCGCGGGCCGGGCGAGTTCGCGGGTACGGCGCAATCGGGCTTGGCAAGTTTTCGCGTTGCAGACTTAGTGCGCGACATCGCTATCTATCGGGATGCAAAGGCCGCTGCAGAAGAGATCGTCGCGCAAGATGCCGGCCTCAGGCTGCCCGCTCATGCGGGGCTGCGCTTGTTAGTTGAAGGAGAGCCGAGCGCTAGGGCCATGCTGCTCAGCTCTTGA
- a CDS encoding YdeI/OmpD-associated family protein: protein MWLVYHKAHSGIESVDYDDSVCEALCFGWVDSLIKRLDADRYARKFTPRKPTSNWSDSNRKRWTEMKAAGLLAAAGKAAAPTAKRPAPPPVLPKAIPTYITTALKANAKAWKQFQALPQTHRREFLMWIHSAKREETRQKRIRETIRLLSAGKKLGLR, encoded by the coding sequence GTGTGGCTCGTCTATCACAAGGCGCACAGCGGAATCGAGTCTGTGGACTATGACGATTCGGTGTGCGAAGCGCTCTGTTTCGGGTGGGTGGACAGTCTCATCAAACGTCTAGACGCCGATCGGTACGCCCGCAAGTTTACGCCGCGAAAACCGACGAGCAACTGGTCGGATAGCAACCGGAAGCGTTGGACTGAAATGAAAGCCGCCGGGTTGTTAGCCGCCGCCGGAAAGGCAGCGGCCCCGACCGCGAAACGGCCCGCGCCGCCACCAGTTCTTCCGAAGGCGATTCCCACATATATCACTACGGCGCTGAAGGCGAACGCTAAAGCATGGAAGCAGTTTCAGGCGCTTCCGCAGACACATCGTCGCGAGTTCCTTATGTGGATTCACTCCGCGAAGCGAGAGGAAACGCGGCAGAAGCGGATTCGCGAAACGATACGGCTCCTTTCAGCCGGCAAAAAGCTCGGCCTACGCTAA
- a CDS encoding tRNA-binding protein — translation MQDHSTLQAFALLDVRTGTITVAEPLPEARKPAYKLTIDFGHEIGTKRSSAQLTAHYSAADLVGKQIIAVVNFPPKRIAGFPSEVLVLGVPDDAGQTVLVAPEARVANGARLY, via the coding sequence ATGCAAGACCACTCAACACTGCAAGCATTCGCGCTGCTCGATGTGCGGACCGGAACAATTACCGTAGCCGAACCGTTGCCCGAAGCCCGCAAGCCGGCCTACAAGTTAACAATTGATTTCGGCCACGAGATCGGCACGAAGCGCTCGAGTGCGCAACTGACGGCGCATTACAGTGCGGCCGACCTCGTCGGCAAGCAAATTATCGCGGTCGTGAATTTTCCGCCGAAGCGTATCGCCGGATTTCCAAGCGAAGTCCTAGTGCTGGGCGTGCCCGATGACGCGGGTCAAACGGTGCTGGTCGCACCGGAAGCGCGCGTTGCGAACGGCGCGCGGCTTTACTGA